One segment of Streptomyces sp. NBC_00576 DNA contains the following:
- a CDS encoding glycoside hydrolase family 43 protein has product MASTAVHRRTAHPTAVRSPATGTRLARATWGLILILVFAVLPAVVQPTAARADNPIVQHVYTADPAPLVYNGRVYLYTGHDEDGSTSSFVMKDWRVWSSADMVNWTDHGSPLSLATFSWASADAWAGQAVERGGKFYWYVPVTARATGRMAIGVAVSDSPTGPFRDALGHPLVENSEIDPTVFIDDDGQAYLYWGNPNLWYVKLNADMTSYAGSPVQIPLTTAGFGTRTDNPDRPTLYEEAPWVYKRNGLYYMVYAARCCAEFIAYSTAPSPTGPWTYRGTVMPAQGNSFTNHAGIVDFQGNSYFFYHNGALSGGGGFTRSVAVEKFSYNADGTIPTINMTDTGAPQLGALDPYVRQEAETIAWGSGIETEWTSDGGMNVGWIENGDYTKVKGVAFGPGPSSYTARVASATGGGTVELRLGSPSGTVVGRCSVPNTGGWQAWTTVTCPVSGVTGTQDLYLRFTGGSGYLFNMNWWQFTRAA; this is encoded by the coding sequence ATGGCCAGTACCGCCGTCCACAGGCGAACGGCTCACCCGACCGCAGTGAGATCACCCGCCACCGGTACGAGACTCGCCCGAGCGACCTGGGGGCTGATCCTCATACTGGTGTTCGCCGTCCTTCCTGCCGTGGTGCAGCCCACGGCGGCCAGGGCCGACAACCCGATCGTGCAACACGTCTACACCGCCGACCCGGCCCCGCTGGTGTACAACGGACGGGTCTACCTCTACACCGGGCACGACGAGGACGGCTCCACCTCCTCCTTCGTGATGAAGGACTGGCGGGTGTGGTCCTCCGCCGACATGGTCAACTGGACCGACCACGGCTCGCCGCTCAGCCTGGCCACCTTCAGCTGGGCGTCCGCCGACGCGTGGGCGGGCCAGGCCGTCGAACGGGGCGGCAAGTTCTACTGGTATGTGCCGGTGACGGCCCGGGCGACCGGCCGGATGGCAATCGGCGTGGCGGTGTCGGACAGCCCCACCGGACCGTTCCGGGACGCCCTCGGCCACCCGCTGGTGGAGAACAGTGAGATCGACCCGACCGTCTTCATCGACGACGACGGCCAGGCCTACCTGTACTGGGGCAACCCGAACCTGTGGTACGTCAAGCTGAACGCGGACATGACGTCCTACGCAGGCAGCCCCGTCCAAATTCCGCTCACCACCGCGGGCTTCGGAACCCGCACCGACAACCCCGACCGCCCCACGCTGTACGAAGAAGCACCCTGGGTCTACAAGCGGAACGGCCTGTACTACATGGTGTATGCGGCCAGGTGCTGCGCGGAGTTCATCGCCTATTCCACGGCACCCAGCCCGACCGGGCCGTGGACCTACCGTGGAACAGTGATGCCCGCCCAGGGCAACAGCTTCACCAACCACGCGGGCATCGTGGACTTTCAGGGCAACTCGTATTTCTTCTACCACAACGGCGCCCTCTCGGGCGGCGGCGGCTTCACCCGCTCGGTCGCAGTGGAGAAGTTCTCCTACAACGCTGACGGAACGATCCCGACGATCAACATGACGGACACCGGTGCACCCCAGCTCGGTGCGCTTGACCCGTACGTACGCCAGGAGGCCGAGACGATCGCCTGGGGTTCCGGGATCGAGACCGAATGGACCAGTGACGGCGGAATGAACGTCGGCTGGATCGAAAACGGCGACTACACCAAGGTCAAGGGAGTGGCCTTCGGGCCGGGCCCGTCCTCCTACACTGCGCGCGTGGCCTCCGCCACCGGCGGCGGCACCGTCGAGCTGCGCCTGGGCAGTCCGAGCGGGACGGTCGTGGGCCGGTGCAGTGTGCCGAACACCGGCGGCTGGCAGGCCTGGACCACGGTGACCTGCCCAGTGAGCGGCGTGACGGGAACCCAGGACCTCTACCTGCGGTTCACCGGCGGCAGCGGCTACCTGTTCAACATGAACTGGTGGCAGTTCACCCGCGCCGCGTAA
- a CDS encoding lactonase family protein produces MSKHTRRRSKSQVRMTIAGAGILASAAVATTVAIASAGEVPRAHEGATTKSAKAGADHAVFVQGNELAGNTIHVFKRGEDGKLTASGTYATGGKGGDQVDAPTDSLASQGSLVYDRGSHLLLAVNAGSGTVTSFRVEGQKLTDRRVVHSGGDFPSSIAVSGNLAYVMNAGGAGSVQGFRITATGLKPLSGSYRSLGLKNDKVPLFSSSPGQVAFTPGGRELVVTTKSANTIEVFPMRRDGRPAHRAKVNDSAGGVPFAITFDKAGRMLVAEAEKSTVSTYKVRADGTLKVVQQPLANGQNTLCWLERAGDFFYGGNTGNSTVTGYRTDRHGRLALTNEVGIATPPSAMSQGVIDLAVTQDEKFLYVQNGTSGTVDGFRIGRNGSLTKVTTATGLPPFAESGMEGIAAV; encoded by the coding sequence GTGAGCAAGCACACCAGGCGCAGGTCGAAGTCACAGGTCCGGATGACCATCGCCGGGGCCGGCATCCTCGCGTCGGCGGCGGTCGCGACCACGGTGGCCATCGCCTCGGCGGGGGAGGTCCCCCGCGCACACGAAGGCGCGACGACGAAGAGCGCCAAGGCGGGAGCCGACCACGCCGTCTTCGTACAGGGCAACGAGCTCGCCGGGAACACCATCCACGTCTTCAAGCGCGGCGAGGACGGAAAGCTCACCGCCTCAGGCACCTACGCGACCGGCGGCAAGGGCGGGGACCAGGTCGACGCACCCACCGACTCCCTCGCCTCCCAGGGCTCACTCGTCTACGACCGCGGCTCGCATCTGCTGCTGGCAGTCAACGCGGGCAGCGGCACCGTGACCTCGTTCCGGGTTGAGGGACAGAAACTGACGGACCGGCGGGTGGTGCACTCGGGTGGGGACTTCCCCTCGTCCATCGCTGTGTCCGGCAACCTCGCCTACGTCATGAACGCGGGCGGCGCGGGCAGCGTCCAGGGCTTCAGGATCACGGCCACCGGACTCAAGCCGCTGAGCGGGTCGTATCGCTCCCTGGGACTGAAGAACGACAAGGTGCCGTTGTTCAGCAGCTCGCCGGGCCAGGTCGCGTTCACGCCGGGGGGCCGTGAGCTGGTCGTCACCACGAAGTCGGCCAACACCATCGAGGTGTTCCCAATGCGGCGCGACGGACGTCCCGCACACCGGGCGAAGGTCAACGACTCGGCCGGCGGCGTGCCGTTCGCGATCACCTTCGACAAGGCGGGCCGGATGCTGGTGGCCGAGGCCGAGAAGTCGACGGTCAGCACGTACAAGGTGCGCGCCGACGGAACCCTCAAGGTCGTCCAGCAGCCCCTGGCCAACGGCCAGAACACGCTGTGCTGGCTGGAGCGCGCCGGTGACTTCTTCTACGGCGGCAACACCGGCAACTCGACCGTCACCGGCTACCGCACCGACCGGCACGGCAGGCTCGCGCTCACCAACGAGGTCGGCATCGCCACCCCGCCGTCAGCCATGTCCCAGGGCGTCATCGACCTGGCGGTGACACAGGACGAGAAGTTCCTGTACGTGCAGAACGGGACCTCCGGCACCGTCGACGGCTTCCGCATCGGCAGGAACGGCTCCCTCACCAAGGTCACCACGGCCACGGGACTGCCCCCCTTCGCCGAATCCGGCATGGAGGGCATAGCCGCGGTGTAA
- a CDS encoding substrate-binding domain-containing protein — MAVFAGSNHQMLGTCRAAASLGPRISDDVSVVGFDDLPFADWVTPRLTTVPTPLADMTALAACMVPQLQSGLHGPRPPPSSSYRTAAGLR, encoded by the coding sequence ATGGCGGTCTTCGCCGGCAGCAACCATCAGATGCTGGGTACCTGTCGCGCGGCCGCGTCGCTCGGGCCGCGCATTTCGGACGACGTCAGCGTGGTCGGCTTCGACGATCTGCCCTTCGCGGACTGGGTGACTCCGCGTCTGACGACTGTGCCCACGCCGCTCGCCGACATGACGGCGCTCGCCGCCTGCATGGTGCCGCAGCTGCAGTCCGGACTGCACGGGCCGAGGCCGCCACCGAGCTCGTCGTACCGGACAGCGGCGGGCCTCCGCTGA
- a CDS encoding FG-GAP-like repeat-containing protein, which produces MYLARRPRLSALAAALLAAPVMLSAAPATALTGADAPAQLNYVAKINVGEQSACSGTLIAPQWVLTAATCFAADGKPPAGKPAITTTVTVGRTDLTQTSGSVLSAIRLVPHADRDLVLVKLAARITDPSITPVRLATTPAAAGEELVKAGFGRTKTEWVPDKLHTGTFTVASTTDTTVDLNGSDTATVCKGDAGGPALRTVNGTTELVAINSRSWQGGCLGNDPAETRTGAIDTRVDDISGWVDHATSRNPDDLTGDGKADLAAIKDDGVLWIYPGTGNASGSTLGTRFQAGVGWQSQNAVTTGDLNNDGIGDLLSRQASDGTLWVYPGTGKPGMETFGTRYQVGRSWQTQDVTRTGDFNSDGLADVLTRQASDGTLWVYPGTGKAGIDTLGTRYQVGTGWKSQDAITTGDLNNDGRTDVLSRQASDGTLWVYPGTGKPGMGTFGTRYQVGRSWQTQDVTRTGDFNSDGRTDVLTRQASDGTLWVYPGTGKAGIDTLGTRYQAGTGWGPYRII; this is translated from the coding sequence ATGTACCTCGCCAGACGCCCCCGTCTCTCCGCGTTGGCCGCTGCCCTGCTCGCGGCCCCCGTCATGCTGAGCGCCGCCCCCGCCACCGCACTCACCGGAGCCGACGCCCCGGCACAGCTGAACTACGTCGCGAAAATCAACGTCGGTGAACAGAGCGCCTGCTCCGGCACCCTCATCGCCCCGCAGTGGGTCCTGACCGCGGCCACCTGCTTCGCCGCGGACGGCAAACCCCCCGCAGGCAAGCCCGCCATCACCACCACCGTCACCGTCGGCCGCACCGACCTGACCCAGACCAGCGGCAGCGTCCTGTCGGCCATCCGACTCGTCCCGCATGCGGACCGGGATCTGGTGCTCGTCAAACTCGCCGCCAGGATCACCGATCCGAGCATCACACCCGTCCGGTTGGCGACCACGCCCGCCGCTGCGGGTGAGGAGCTGGTGAAGGCGGGATTCGGACGCACCAAGACCGAATGGGTGCCCGACAAGCTTCACACCGGCACGTTCACCGTCGCCTCCACCACGGACACGACAGTGGACCTCAACGGCTCCGACACCGCGACCGTCTGCAAGGGCGACGCCGGCGGTCCCGCCCTGCGCACCGTCAACGGCACCACGGAACTCGTCGCCATCAACTCCCGCTCCTGGCAAGGCGGATGTCTCGGCAACGATCCCGCCGAAACCCGTACTGGTGCCATCGACACCCGTGTTGACGACATCAGCGGCTGGGTCGACCACGCCACCTCCCGCAATCCGGACGACCTCACCGGTGACGGCAAGGCCGACCTCGCGGCCATCAAGGACGACGGCGTTCTGTGGATCTACCCCGGCACCGGAAACGCGAGCGGCAGCACCCTCGGCACCCGCTTCCAGGCCGGCGTCGGCTGGCAGAGCCAGAACGCGGTCACCACCGGCGACCTCAACAACGACGGCATCGGTGACCTCCTGTCCCGTCAGGCGTCCGACGGCACGTTGTGGGTGTACCCCGGCACCGGGAAGCCGGGCATGGAGACCTTCGGCACCCGCTACCAGGTCGGCAGGAGCTGGCAGACCCAGGACGTCACCCGCACCGGGGACTTCAACAGTGACGGGCTCGCCGATGTTCTGACCCGTCAGGCGTCCGACGGCACATTGTGGGTCTACCCCGGCACCGGGAAGGCCGGCATTGACACCCTCGGCACCCGCTACCAGGTCGGCACCGGCTGGAAGAGCCAGGACGCCATCACCACCGGCGACCTCAACAATGACGGGCGCACCGATGTGTTGTCCCGTCAGGCGTCCGACGGCACGTTGTGGGTGTACCCCGGCACCGGGAAGCCGGGCATGGGCACCTTCGGCACCCGCTACCAGGTCGGCAGGAGCTGGCAGACCCAGGACGTCACCCGCACCGGGGACTTCAACAGTGACGGGCGCACCGATGTACTGACCCGGCAGGCGTCCGACGGCACGTTGTGGGTCTACCCCGGCACCGGGAAGGCCGGCATTGACACCCTCGGCACCCGCTACCAGGCCGGCACCGGATGGGGACCGTACCGCATCATCTGA
- a CDS encoding ALF repeat-containing protein, translating into MQTIFWSRRRVLGALAAATAVASTPSVLLPPVAAAAEGTAPDPVPLPDTERAKVVKAWISGGRGVKAAAATALFGSDSEIQTFLAETLPYQTVQDNRVAIISSLDRAGKGLRREAVAALDNGDAAIAAFLKDGFKPAILEDLRVATTIVSGTGDKAVQRDGTAALNADTQPTLITFLTDTQYNARLEDARSQVTTMLLQAGPEVRKYADRALSGTASDVEWFIETGQHIARARDQESATIEELVAVVVREGKRAEQQTNLAVEASARAQTAAEKAKEAAEKAAAEATAAKDDVQKSGAAARKAASAAKGAADAARNAINASNAAVTASRRASWAATGAAQAAANAGSAAARAYNAAIGASKDAGKAEAAKNAAVAARNAAAKARTAAKAADQAAVAGTRAAAAGSAAASAARNAAAAANAAAQAGAAAGAAQSEAAEAKRQAAIASSAANRATNAASTAQTLATTAAAAARTARDAANSAADHADKAAAAAEEAVKYAGKAVDYANRSTAAAAAAVLAANTATKAVSDAILVEQNARNAEAETLEQDKLQAIEEVRLLAEIETKELTAYQSKVAQAQQIDQATKDLITKAEQALAANDMELAAVQGRQAAVALLSSRGAWTRQAAQFALSGTDDDVYAWIDLDRILAQGQDDRETTLHVATIAAPKIAEAAQGALESPDSKAVGDFLTSGMKKASDEDNRAAIGRILASNPGKAVTAAANKALDLNTTEALQKFFDHDYPEAIREDDAVLTLTLMNTGGAFTKAYAEVAMEGPTWMRRNFVTLVQFRTARLDHDTATHVAAIRGAIAAAAKIAEKAQENAALASKAAADARNAAAEAKEWAAKALDSAAKADNYADEANRNADAADKSAADAKASANKASAAASTARGAARSANYSANKAMDSARAALKSSYSAQASAAAARASEIAAGKDAATAAAAASQAKQIAAAKRAAEVKAAAEAALEEARRQREAKINPADKDTNDQINPNGTGADADEWWNDAGWYADAFNAISVGAGFLAAGCALATFVFPPAALAAGFFSSVSMGAGALGTLFTGIEYGFSSGEFIESAIGTGLSLVTFGQSKWVGAADKALGGKIIKPVVGKIADVGEDVVSGATKALSSIF; encoded by the coding sequence ATGCAGACAATTTTCTGGAGCCGGCGCCGCGTGCTTGGTGCGCTCGCCGCCGCCACCGCCGTAGCGTCCACGCCCTCGGTGCTCCTCCCCCCGGTCGCCGCCGCGGCGGAGGGCACGGCGCCCGACCCGGTCCCGCTGCCGGACACCGAGCGGGCGAAGGTGGTCAAAGCCTGGATATCTGGCGGAAGAGGCGTCAAAGCCGCAGCCGCCACGGCCCTGTTCGGCTCCGACAGCGAGATCCAGACCTTCCTGGCCGAAACGCTGCCGTACCAGACCGTGCAGGACAACCGCGTCGCCATCATCAGCAGCCTGGACCGCGCGGGCAAGGGCCTGCGCCGTGAGGCGGTCGCCGCCCTCGACAACGGTGACGCCGCCATCGCCGCCTTCCTGAAAGACGGTTTCAAACCCGCCATCCTCGAGGACCTCCGGGTGGCCACCACCATCGTGTCGGGCACCGGCGACAAGGCGGTCCAGCGAGACGGCACCGCCGCCCTGAACGCCGACACCCAGCCGACCCTGATCACGTTCCTCACCGACACCCAGTACAACGCGCGTCTGGAGGACGCCCGGTCCCAGGTCACCACCATGCTGCTGCAGGCCGGCCCTGAGGTGCGCAAGTACGCCGACCGTGCCCTCAGCGGCACCGCGTCCGACGTGGAGTGGTTCATCGAGACCGGGCAGCACATCGCCCGTGCCCGGGACCAGGAGTCAGCGACGATCGAGGAGCTGGTCGCTGTCGTCGTGCGAGAGGGCAAGCGCGCCGAACAGCAGACAAACCTGGCCGTCGAGGCCTCCGCGCGCGCCCAGACCGCCGCGGAGAAGGCGAAGGAGGCGGCGGAGAAGGCAGCCGCGGAGGCCACCGCCGCCAAGGATGATGTGCAGAAGTCCGGGGCGGCGGCCCGCAAAGCGGCATCTGCCGCGAAGGGCGCGGCGGATGCCGCCCGTAACGCCATCAACGCCTCGAACGCCGCTGTGACGGCGTCCCGCCGCGCCTCCTGGGCCGCCACCGGCGCCGCCCAGGCCGCCGCCAACGCCGGCAGTGCCGCGGCTCGCGCCTACAATGCCGCGATCGGTGCCTCCAAGGACGCCGGCAAGGCCGAGGCCGCCAAGAACGCCGCGGTCGCCGCCCGCAACGCCGCGGCGAAGGCGCGTACCGCGGCCAAGGCGGCCGACCAGGCCGCCGTCGCCGGAACCAGGGCCGCCGCCGCCGGTTCCGCCGCCGCCTCCGCCGCACGCAACGCGGCCGCCGCCGCGAACGCCGCCGCCCAGGCCGGCGCTGCCGCCGGCGCCGCACAGTCGGAGGCCGCGGAGGCCAAGCGCCAGGCCGCGATCGCGTCCAGCGCCGCGAACCGGGCCACCAATGCCGCCTCCACCGCCCAGACCCTCGCCACCACCGCGGCCGCGGCCGCCCGCACCGCCCGGGATGCCGCCAACTCCGCGGCGGACCACGCCGACAAGGCGGCGGCCGCCGCCGAGGAGGCCGTGAAGTACGCGGGCAAGGCCGTCGACTACGCCAACAGGTCCACCGCCGCCGCGGCGGCGGCCGTGCTGGCCGCCAACACGGCCACCAAGGCTGTCTCGGACGCCATCCTGGTGGAGCAGAACGCGCGCAACGCCGAGGCGGAAACCCTCGAGCAGGACAAGCTGCAGGCCATCGAGGAGGTCAGGCTGCTCGCCGAGATCGAGACGAAGGAGCTGACTGCCTATCAGAGCAAGGTCGCCCAGGCCCAGCAGATCGATCAGGCGACCAAGGATCTGATCACCAAGGCCGAGCAGGCGCTGGCGGCGAACGACATGGAGCTCGCGGCGGTCCAGGGGCGCCAGGCGGCCGTCGCCCTGCTCAGCTCCAGGGGTGCCTGGACCCGCCAGGCGGCCCAGTTCGCCCTCTCCGGCACGGACGACGACGTGTACGCCTGGATCGACCTCGACCGGATCCTGGCCCAGGGACAGGACGACCGGGAGACCACGCTCCACGTGGCCACGATCGCCGCCCCCAAGATCGCCGAAGCGGCCCAGGGTGCCCTGGAGAGCCCCGATTCCAAGGCGGTCGGCGACTTCCTCACCAGTGGCATGAAGAAGGCCTCCGACGAGGACAACCGGGCGGCGATCGGTCGCATCCTGGCCTCGAACCCCGGCAAGGCCGTCACCGCCGCGGCGAACAAGGCACTCGACCTCAACACCACCGAAGCGCTGCAGAAGTTCTTCGACCACGACTACCCCGAGGCGATACGGGAGGACGACGCGGTCCTCACCCTCACGCTGATGAACACCGGAGGTGCCTTCACCAAGGCGTACGCCGAGGTGGCCATGGAGGGGCCCACCTGGATGCGCCGCAACTTCGTCACCCTGGTGCAGTTCCGGACGGCTCGGCTCGACCACGACACCGCCACCCATGTCGCCGCGATCCGCGGCGCCATCGCGGCCGCGGCGAAGATCGCCGAGAAGGCGCAGGAGAACGCCGCCCTGGCATCGAAGGCCGCCGCCGACGCCCGTAACGCCGCCGCCGAAGCCAAGGAGTGGGCGGCCAAGGCACTCGACTCCGCAGCCAAGGCCGACAACTATGCCGACGAGGCCAACCGGAACGCGGACGCGGCCGACAAGTCCGCGGCCGACGCCAAGGCGTCCGCGAACAAGGCGAGCGCGGCGGCGTCGACCGCCCGCGGTGCCGCCCGCTCCGCGAACTACTCGGCGAACAAGGCGATGGACTCCGCCCGCGCCGCCCTCAAGTCGTCGTACAGCGCCCAGGCTTCGGCCGCCGCCGCCCGCGCTTCCGAGATCGCGGCGGGCAAGGACGCGGCGACGGCGGCGGCTGCGGCCAGCCAGGCCAAGCAGATCGCCGCGGCCAAGCGGGCGGCCGAGGTCAAGGCGGCTGCCGAGGCGGCTCTCGAGGAGGCCCGCCGTCAGCGGGAGGCCAAGATCAACCCGGCCGACAAGGACACCAACGACCAGATCAACCCCAACGGCACCGGCGCGGACGCCGACGAGTGGTGGAACGACGCCGGCTGGTACGCCGACGCGTTCAACGCGATCAGCGTCGGCGCCGGGTTCCTGGCCGCGGGCTGCGCCCTCGCCACCTTCGTGTTCCCCCCGGCGGCTTTGGCGGCTGGCTTCTTCTCCTCGGTCTCGATGGGCGCCGGCGCCCTCGGCACCCTCTTCACCGGCATCGAATACGGCTTCTCCAGCGGCGAGTTCATCGAATCCGCCATCGGCACCGGCCTGAGCCTGGTCACCTTCGGCCAGTCCAAGTGGGTCGGTGCCGCGGACAAGGCGCTCGGCGGCAAGATCATCAAACCCGTCGTCGGCAAGATCGCCGACGTTGGCGAGGACGTCGTGTCGGGGGCCACCAAGGCCCTGTCCTCCATCTTCTGA